The genomic window GCGCACGACACCGATCCGACCGGCCTTGCGCACCGCGGCGTTGGCGTGCTCGAGGGCGAACTCGGGGTCGTCGTCGATGTAGCGGGCGGCCATGACGAGGTGCTGCGACACCCGCTCCGCGTTGCTCGGCTCGAGCGCCTTCAGCTCGTGGTGCATGGACCGGTCCAGTTCCCGGCCCGTGACGTCCGCGTCGATCTCCGGGGCCACGAAACGGGGACGGGAGTCCTCGTGGCCACCGCGGCGCTCGTCACGGTCGTACGTGCCGCGGGGCTCGGAGCGGTGGCCGCCGCGGTCGTGACCGCCGCGCTCATGACGCCGGTCCGGGCGGTCGGAGCCGCGCCGGTCCGAGGACCGGTCGCGCCGCTCCCCCGTGCCCGGCGCGTCGCGGCCCCCGCGTGCGCCACGGTCCTCGAAACGGTCCCCGCCCGGGCGCTGGAAACCGCCGCCGCGGGACTGCTCCCGGGGGCCCCGGTCGTTGCGGCGGTCGTCCCGCCTGTCGTCCCGTCGGTCGTCCCGTCGGTCGTCGCCGCGCCGCGAGTACGGGCGCGCATCCCGGCCGAAACGGTCGTCCCGGGAGCCGTGCCCGCCGGAGCGACGTGCGTCCCCTCCCCGGGAGAAACCACCCCGGTCATCACGACGCCGCTCTTCCCGGCGGTCCTCACGCCGGTCACCGGAGCGGTCGTCCCGCCGACCGCCATCGCGGTAGCCGTCACGGTCGGTGCGGCGGCGGTCTCCGTCGCGCCCGGCATAGCCGCTACCCCGCCGGTCGTCGCGCCCGCCGCCCGGGCGGTCACCGCGCCGGTCGGCCCCACCGCGCGAGCTGTCCCGGTTGCTGTAGCGGTCGTCCCGGACACCGCGGTCATCCCGACGACCTCCGTGGCCCTGGCCATCGCGGCCACGGTACCCGCGGTCGGAACCGCCGCGGGCTCCACCGGCGTCCCCGTCGAAGCCGTCGCGGGACGAGGAACGGTACCCGTCACGGCGGTCGTCGCCCCCGCGGCCCTCTCGACGGTAGGAGTCACGGCGGGGCCCGCCGCGGTCGTCACGAGCACGCCATCCGTCCCGGCCGCCCCCGTTGCGCCCACGGTCCGGGCGGTCGTGGGACCCGTGCTGTTCAGATTCGCTCAAGGGGTGTCTCCTACTGCGGCCTGCGGCCTCGCTCTGGAGGGCACGGCGCGTGGCGGTGCCCGACTGGTCTGCTGAGCATTCTACAAACGCCGTCCGACGCCCTCACAATGCAGCGCGTCCACCGCTCAACCGGGCGTCTGCGCCACGCGCTGGAGGGCGAGTACGCCCTCCGCCACCGGGCACAGTTGATAATGGAGCATGCGTTTGAGATCCCTCTCCCGAAACCTGCTCGTGCGGGTGCTCCTGGCCATCGTCCTGGGCAGTGCCCTCGGGCTCGTGCTCCCCGACTGGCTCGCCCGCGTGTTCCTCACGTTCAACGGCATCTTCAGCCAGTTCCTCGGCTTCCTGATCCCCCTCATCATCGTGGGCCTGGTCACGCCGGCCATCGCGGACCTGGGGCGAGGTGCCGGCAAGTGGCTCGCGGTCACCGCGGCGGTGGCGTACGGCTCCACGGTGTTCGCGGGTCTGCTGGCCTTCGCCGTGGCCACCACCAGCTACCCGTGGCTGCTGGGGGACAAGACCGCAGTGAACGGGCTGGAGAACCCGGAGGACCACGCGCTCGGGGGCTACTTCGAGATCACCATGCCGCCGGTCTTCGACGTCATGACGGCGCTCGTCCTGGCGTTCTGCCTGGGCGTGGGAATCACCTTCGTGCGCGGCACCACACTGCACTCCGGGTTCGCGGAGCTGCGCACCATCGTCATGCGCACCGTGGAGAAGGTCATCATCCCTCTGCTGCCGCTGTACATCTTCGGAATGTTCATGAGCCTGACCATGAACGGGCAGATCGCGGTGGTGATCACCACGTTCCTGCGCGTCGTGGTTCTGGCGTTCATCATGACCGTGGTCATCCTGCTCATCCAGTACTGCATCGCGGGTGCGGTCACCCGCGCCAATCCCCTGGTAATGCTCAAGAACATGCTCCCGGCCTACGCCACGGCGCTGGGCACGGCGTCGTCGGCGGCGACCATCCCCGTGACCCTGGCGTGCGCCCGCCGCAACGGTGTGGACGAACGGGTGGCCGGATTCACCATCCCGCTGTGCGCCACCATCCACCTGTCCGGCTCCACGATGAAGATCGTGCTGTTCTCCACGGCCATCATGACCATCTCCGGAATGCCCATCGACCCGTGGCAGTACATCGGGTTCATCTTCCTGCTGGGCGTGACCATGGTGGCCGCCCCGGGTGTTCCCGGGGGCGCCATCATGGCCGCGGTGGCGATCCTCCAGTCGCAGCTCGGCTTCGACGAGACCGCCGTGGGCCTGATGATCGCCACGTACGTGGCCATCGACTCCTTCGGAACGGCCTGTAACGTGACCGGCGACGGTGCCATCGCCGCCATCATGGACAAGCTCCTGCGGGGCAAGAACGGCCGGCTGCGCAACGCCCCCGCCGCCCCCGCACGCTAGAAGGAAAGAAACCCCGTCACCACGGGGGACACTTCGTAGCGGCGCGTCACCACGGTGGCGCGCCGCAGTCATGTCTGGATCAGGGTCGACAGCAAGACAGCCCCACGGACTCACCGGCGCAGACCACGACGGTCGCTCTCCCGACGCGGGGCAGATAGCGGGAGGGCGTCGCACAGGCCGAGACGTACCGAACACAGCGCCGCAAGGACCGGGGCCGCCCCAGGCAGCGCCAGAGAGGCCTGGGGCACATCCACCAGTGCCGGACAGACCAGGAGCCACAGGGCAGGGTGAGAGAGCAAGAGATAGCCGTCCGCCGCCTGCCGCGCGTCGCCTGCGGATATGAGTCCCCGGTTAGGAATCCCGGATTAAAAGCCTCCGACCACGGGGCTCCCCTTGTGAGCACCCAGTTGTGAGCAGCCAGCTAGTGGCCACGAGACCGCCCCCACCCGGTATGAGACCACCACGCCGACGGGGCGGGGGGATGTGCCCTCTGCCGGCGGTGCCCGCCAGCAGGCGGCATAGACCGCGTGTTAAATGCGGGGAGGCCCCACACCGTACGGTGTGGGGCCTCAACCCTGTTCACAATAATTCCGGCGGTGACTTACTCTCCCACACCCTACCGAGTGCAGTACCATCAGCGCTGTGGGTCTTAGCTACCGGGTTCGGGATGGGACCGGGCGTTTCCCCCACGCTATAACCACCGGAAACCTGCACCACCCCACAACCCGGGGGCGGAAACCTGGTTCCCGTGCCTACCACGGGTCAAACCTGTATTCCTCTGTCAACCACACACCCACACCCCGTCCGGGGTGGGGGTTGTTGGTGGTCAACCACATAGTGAACGCGAACACCACTCTCTTGATGACAGATCGTGTGTGTATAAGTCTTCGGTGTATTAGTACCAGTCAGCTCCACGCCTTACAACGCTTCCACACCTGGCCTATCAACCCAGTCGTCTACTGGGCACCTCACACCCCACAAAGGGGGTCAGGAAATCTCATCTCGGAGCAAGCTTCCCGCTTAGATGCTTTCAGCGGTTATCAATCCCGAACGTAGCTAATCAGCGATGCTCCTGGCGGAACAACTGACATACCAGAGGTTCGTCCGTCCCGGTCCTCTCGTACTAAGGACAGGCCTCCACAAATTTCCAACGCACGCAGCGGATAGGGACCGAACTGTCTCACGACGTTCTGAACCCAGCTCGCGTACCGCTTTAATGGGCGAACAGCCCAACCCTTGGGACCAACTCCAGCCCCAGGATGCGACGAGCCGACATCGAGGTGCCAAACCATGCCGTCGATATGGACTCTTGGGCAAGATCAGCCTGTTATCCCCGAGGTACCTTTTATCCGTTGAGCGACGGCCATTCCACAATGTACCGCCGGATCACTAGTCCCGACTTTCGTCCCTGCTCGAGCTGTCACTCTCACAGTCAAGCTCCCTTGTGCACTTACACTCAACACCTGATTGCCGACCAGGCTGAGGGAACCTTTGGGCGCCTCCGTTACTCTTTAGGAGGCAACCGCCCCAGTTAAACTACCCATCAGGCACTGTCCCTGACCCGGATCACGGGCCGAAGTTAGATGTCCAGAGTGACCAGAGTGGTATTTCAACAACGACTCCACCACCACTAGCGTGATGGCTTCACAGTCTCCCACCTATCCTACACAAGCCACACCGAACACCAATACCAAACTATAGTAAAGGTCTCGGGGTCTTTCCGTCCTGCTGCGCGAAACGAGCATCTTTACTCGTACTGCAATTTCGCCGAGTTCATGGTTGAGACAGTAGGGAAGTCGTTACTCCATTCGTGCAGGTCGGAACTTACCCGACAAGGAATTTCGCTACCTTAGGATGGTTATAGTTACCACCGCCGTTTACTGGGGCTTAAATTCTCCGCTTCGACCCCGAAGGATCTAACAGGTCCTCTTAACCTTCCAGCACCGGGCAGGAGTCAGTCCGTATACATCGTCTTACGACTTCGCACGGACCTGTGTTTTTGATAAACAGTCGCTTCCCCCTAGCCTCTGCGACCCCACCCAGCTCACACAGCA from Kocuria rhizophila DC2201 includes these protein-coding regions:
- a CDS encoding dicarboxylate/amino acid:cation symporter: MRLRSLSRNLLVRVLLAIVLGSALGLVLPDWLARVFLTFNGIFSQFLGFLIPLIIVGLVTPAIADLGRGAGKWLAVTAAVAYGSTVFAGLLAFAVATTSYPWLLGDKTAVNGLENPEDHALGGYFEITMPPVFDVMTALVLAFCLGVGITFVRGTTLHSGFAELRTIVMRTVEKVIIPLLPLYIFGMFMSLTMNGQIAVVITTFLRVVVLAFIMTVVILLIQYCIAGAVTRANPLVMLKNMLPAYATALGTASSAATIPVTLACARRNGVDERVAGFTIPLCATIHLSGSTMKIVLFSTAIMTISGMPIDPWQYIGFIFLLGVTMVAAPGVPGGAIMAAVAILQSQLGFDETAVGLMIATYVAIDSFGTACNVTGDGAIAAIMDKLLRGKNGRLRNAPAAPAR